One Maribacter sp. HTCC2170 genomic window, AGATGATGGTCTGGTACATGTTACGCAAGACGGAGGTAAAACATGGGTTAATGTTACCCCAAAAGGACTTAAGGAAAGTATCATCAATGTGGTTGAGCCATCCCCGCACGACCCGGCTACAGCATATATAGCTGTTGCAGGATACAAGATGAATGATTTTACGCCGCATATCTACAAAACCAATAATTATGGTGCAAGTTGGATTAAAATTGTAAATGGCCTTCCAGGAGACACCTTTGCCAGGAGTGTTCGTGAAGATCCTGATAGAAAAGGATTGTTATATGCAGGAACTGAAACTGGGGTTTTTGTTTCCTTCGACGATGGCGGCCAATGGTTACCATTGCAAAATAACCTCCCGGAAGTACCTATTACAGATTTGCGGGTAAAACGAAAGGATCTGGTTGTAGCTACACAGGGTAGGGCTCTATGGATATTGGATGATTTGACGCCCTTGCATCAAATTTCCAATGAAGTCGCCAAATCGGATTATTACCTCTATAAACCGAATGATTTTAATGCTGAACTTTCAGTCGCTTACAGTATTGATGGTGGGTTAGGGGAGAACCCACCACAGGGAGCACATATCCATTATGTGCTGAATAAGGAGGTTCCAGAAAGCACACCGATGTCCATTGAAATTATGAATAGCTCTAATGAAGTGATTTATTCAGAATATTCTGGGTTGGACAGGGTAGGTTGCGATACTTTGATCAAACCTCAGTTAAAACGTAAAAAAGGAGCTCATCGTTATTCATGGAATATGAAAGTTGGTCGTTTTGATTGCCTTACGGAATTATACACTACCAATCGTGATTTAACGGCATATAACGCCAAACCAGGAAAATATAAGGTGCGTTTAAAAGTTGGTGATTTTGAACAAACGGAGAGTTTTGAAATAATAATAGATGCTAGAATCTCAAGCAGTATTGAAAATGCTGCAGCCGCTTATGAGGAGCGCGATAAGATTTCAAAATCCATTTTCGCAGGGGCAGTGGAGATGGCAAAAGGGGTACGTGATCTTCGGAAAATCAAAAAGCAGTTGAATTTTATTTTAGGTGAGACCAGTGATGAAAACCTTAAAAAAGAAGGTAATCTACTGAACCGAACCATGGATGATTGGATTGCTGCGGTTCTTCAAAAAGAAATGCGAACCTATCAGAGTAATTATATGTTTGAAGCACGCCTTTTAATCAAATTCAAAGATTTTTTAAATCGTATAGGAAAAGGTAACCTTCCGGTAACGCAAGGAACCATGGATGTCGCTCAAGATTATTCAGAACAGTGGGGTATATTGAAATCCAGTTTACAGAGCATTAAAAATAAAGATGTTGCTAACTATAATAGCAAGTTAAAGGCAGTTGGACTACCGGAATTGTATTGGCCATAGAATTTTACAAATAAGAATAATGTTATGTGGAATTTAAAAAAGATATTCGTCTTTCTTTTATTGGTCTTTGTTCAGTACTTAGCTTCTCAAGAAATCAGTGAAGTTAAAATTCACTCGCACAACGATTATTTGCAATCATTGCCTTTCTGGACTGCTTATGACAATGGGCTAAGCTCAATTGAAGTTGATGTTTTCTTAAAGGAAGGTATTTTGTATGCCACTCATAGTAAAAGAGAAATAAAAGAGAAACATACACTGGAAGATTTATATTTACTGCCTTTGCAGAGGGTTTATGATCTTCAAATTGGTAATCAACAAAATATCCAACTGTTGATAGACATTAAATCGAAAGCTATCCCAACTTTAAATGAGATTATCAATGTATTGAATAACTATCCAGAATTATTGAACAACGACAAACTTTCTTTTGTTATTTCAGGAAATAGACCTTCGCCAGAAGATTACTCTTCTTATCCTGATTTTGTACAATTTGATTACCAAAGCCTTGATTATATATCTGATGAAGTGGTAAATAAAGTGGCGTTGGTCAGTATGAATTTCAATTCAATTTCAAATTGGAATGGAGTGGAGGTTTTATCAAAGAAAGAGGTAGAAAAAATATCATTCGTCATTGCTGAAGCGCATAAATTAGGAAGACCATTTAGATTTTGGGGCTGCCCAGATACTCCTCTTGCATGGAAAACATTTATGGCATTGGGCATGGATTATTTGCATACAGATGACCCCTATGAATGTACCAAGTTTGTTGAGTCTTTAGAACGGCCGAAGAAATAAAGGAATTTAATCCTAACGGATTTTGTAGTGCTTCAAAGTTAGCGACTAGAATAAAAAATGCCCCTTTCAGGGGCATTTTAATATATTGAATAAAGGGTCTTTAAGAATGTTTAGTGCAGTTTTCACATTTACAGTCATCACCCTCACAACTACATTCACCACCTTCATGCATTTTACATTCTTTTTTTGCATGCTCTTTACAGTTTGAGCATTTACATTTATCTCCCTCACAACTACAATCGCCACCTTCGTGCATTTTGCACTCTTTTTTAGCATGTTCCTTACAGTTCGCACATTTACATTTATCTCCCTCACAACTGCAATCGCCACCTTCATGCATTGCACATTTTTTTGCTTTACTATCACCTTTGGCCTTTAGGTCCATTTTACAGACTGGGCAGCTACCCGCTTCCTTATAAGTTTTACCATCCTCACAGTCCATAGGACATTGGAATTCGGCCGATGCGTGCATTTCTGTATATGATTCTTGTTCCTTGTTGGCCTTTTGGTCTTTGCAGGAGATGAATAAGACGAATGAGAAGGCTAGAGCAAGAGTTGAAAATAAAATTGTTTTGGTTTTCATGGATATCTAATTTTCAACAAAAATATTAATTATTTAACCATTCATTTTTTATATTTAATAATATTATCACTTATTCCAAATAAAATGCGATTGATTTCATTTTTCATTATGCTGCTAATGATTTGTAGCTGTAATAGGGCAAAAAAACCAGAAGAAGTCAAAGATAATAGCGTGCCTGCCAGGGCAGAATTGAGTAAAGATTCCAAAATTTTTTTGGGTAATAGATTGTTCTCTGAAAAAACCTGTATTACCTGCCATGCCGTTGATCAGAAAAAAATTGGTCCATCGGTTGTTGAGATAATGACCGTTTATAAAGGTAAAAGTGGTGATATTGTTAGTTTTCTTAAAGGGAAGTCAGAACCTATCGTTGACACAACGGCGTCACAAGTGGCCATTATGCAGGCAAATATAGAGGGCTTTTTAAGAGATATTTCTGATGTTGAACTTGATGCCATTGAAACTTATATGTTGCATGTTGATAAATTGAATGCTAACTAGAATAATGTACTATCTACATAATTAACTATTGAAGTTTTAGAGGGAACTACATGTAATTAACCTATGCCCTTACAATTCTTGCATGTTCCATAAAATAATCTTCTAATCGCTTTAATTTGGGATTTAATTTTTCAGAATAAATAACGTATTGGCATTTTTTAATACCCTCGGTAGCAGTAAGCAAATCGGTATATTCACTTTTTTGAATTAAAAAGTCGGCATCTTCTATGCTTAATATTTTAAGTTGAGAAATACTGACTCCATTATTTAGAAACAGCTTGCGTATGGTTTTTGGAGTAGTAATTAAAATGTCTATCCCCATATAGATTTCAGACTTTTGTACATCTATATGTAAGGCCTCATAACTAGCATAAACCCTAATAGAGCTATATTTGGTATAAGTTAAAAATGCATCGTATAATTCTAGTGCTTTACTCTTATTTTCAACAATTATTACAGCTCTAGGTGCATCACCTTCAGCCTCACATTTTAGCTTTTGTAAAGTTGTTAGAATTAAAGTAGTTGTTTTACCACTGTCTTTGGAGGCAACACAAAAAACGTTGGCTCCACTCTTGATTATAGGTATACTTTTCTTTTGAAATGAGGTTGTTTGGTCAATAGAAAGTTGTTCTAAAACTTCTTGTAAATACGGATGTAATTTTTTAAAAGACATATTTTTTCTAGTAGTAACCACAAAGATATCTTTTATGCTATAATATGCCATGAACAAATTTGTGCAATTTTAATCCCAAAATCATATTTTAAGGGCCCTTAAATATTGATATTGGGAGAACGATGGAATTATTGTAAATTCATACAAATCTTAATTTGAATTGTAATGAAACGTTCTCGCATATTTTATCTCTTCGCACTTGTTATGGCAATGGCGTGCAATACAAGACCAGAAAAGAAGAAGGAAGAAAAAACACTCGCTAGCAAGAACATTCCTAAGGTAGTTACCGCTGATATAGAGGCTGGCATTAAAGCCAATATAGACAAAAGGGTCAAAGAAGGAGGTGGGTATTTTCATATGAATTCAGATGGTAAAGAACTTCGCCTGCAATTAGTGCGTGTACATACCGAATATCTTTCAAATTTGGGTCCTCAGCGTCATTTTGCCTGCGTAGATCTTGCCGATGTAAGTGGTGATGTTTACGATGTGGATTTTTTCTTGGAAGGAGATCCAGGAAATATGTCCGTTACCGAAACGACCCTGCATAAACTTAACGGCAAACCTTTTTACACTTGGAAGCAGCGTAAAGACAAAACCTGGTATAGAAGGCCGATTAAAAACGCTTCCTCTGATTTGTTGGGGGTTATTGAGGGGGAAGACAACTTTGAATTTAATTATGAAATAACCTTACCAGAAATTAAGGAATCAGCGAAAATATGGATTCCCATTCCGCAGAGTGATCGTTTTCAAACTGTTGAATTAGCTTCAATTGATGCTCCCATGGAACATCGAATGTTAAAAGAGAAAAACTATGGAAATACCATAATGTATATGGATCTTTCACCTGAACATAGTGGCAAGAAACTGGAACTTGTCTATGACGTGAAGCGACAAGAGAAAAATCCATATGAAGAAGATTCTTCGCCCACAAGATATTTGGATGCCAGTTCATTGATGCCAGTTGGCGACCGATTTCAGGTTCTGGCAGATTCCATTATCGGAATAAAACGTAATGAAGGCGTCATTATGCAAGCTAGGGCCTTATATGACTACATCATAGACAACATGAAATATATTAAGGCAGGAAAGTACGGCACGGGTGATGCTGTATACGCTTGCGATGCGTTAACAGGCAACTGTACAGAATTTCATTCATTATTCATCTCCTTGGCAAGATCAGCAGGAATACCTTCTCGATTTGCTGTTGGGGCATCGATACCCTCAGATCGAGCCGAAGGTGGTATCGATGGCTATCATTGCTGGGCAGAATTTTTCGCTGAAGGCAAATGGTGGCCAGTAGATATTAGTGAAGCGAATAAATACACAGCGCTAGCTACCTACTATTTTGGTCGTCATCCGGCAAATCGTATTGAATTTACCAAAGGACGCGACCTAATTATAGAACCTGGACCATCTTCCGGGCCAATAAACTTCCTAGCTTATCCAGTTATGGAAATAGGAAAAACTCCCGCATTTCCAAAAACATTTTTTTCATTTAAAAGGAAAGCGGATAAAGAATCCTCGGAAAATATTGTAAGCTTACCCTGATACGGAATCTTTAGCTGGGTGTTCTTCACCTTCTGGGTGTTCATCACCATCTTTAGCTGGGTGTTCTTCGCCTTCAGGATGTTCGTCCTTGGCAGTACCTTCTTCAGTAGGATGTTCTTCACCTTCAGGATGCTCACCCGCTTGTTCAGTACTTTCCTTTTTCTTTTGTTCCCTACAAGAACTTAACGAGCTGGCAGCAATAAAACTAAATAGTAGCATTACCAGTGCAATGGACTTAAGTTTTTTAAATCGATTCATAATTTTTATTGTTTTTTGAATTAAAAAATCAAGTAGAGGGTTAGCTAAGTACTTGATTCTATTAAATATAGCAATTTAAATTAAAACTCTTTTAGAGTAGTTGAAAATTTGTGATATCGAAAAAGTGTTTGTTGAACCAGGTTATTCCTTCAACTATGATAAAAACTTATTTGAAGAGTTTATTACTATTCTATATGATTATCTATTGACTGACCCATTCCCATCTTAAACTTTGTCATTGGAATAGAGGCAAACGACTTATTCGTAATGCGTTTCAATTTTAATGGTCTGAACCAAAATTGCGATTTTTTGGATCAAAAGCATAATTCATTGGTTTTAAGTTGTTTTAGTTTTGGTTTATCAATAATTAAAACATGAAACATGAAACATGAAACATGAAAACAATTAAACTTATTTTGATCCTATCATTATTAACTACTACCTATGCCATTGGCCAGGAAAAAGAATTAACAAATAAAAACAAGGAAACAATGAAAACGTATGTAATTGAACGAAGTATTCCGGGAGCAGGTGACCTTACGCCAGAACAGTTAAAAGGAATTTCACAGACCTCCTGTTCTGTATTAAAGGAAATGGGGCCAAAAATTGAATGGCAACACAGCTATGTTACCGGCGACAAAGTATATTGTGTATATAAAGCTGAAAATAAGGATTTGGTAAAGGAGCATGCCAAAAAAGGTGGATTTCCGGCAAATTCAATAAACGAAGTCGCAACTGTCATAAGTCCGGCAACTGCTGAGCAATAGTAATACGAAACCTAGTAACAAGAAGCTATCCATACTATTGATGGCTTCTTTTTTTTAATTAAGTATCTTACAAAAAAAACATCTATGCCAATATATATGGATTTTCATGATTTACCAGATGGTGTTACCGCAGCGCACGTTGCAGAAATGCATCAAGCTGATTTAAAAATTGAACATAAATATAATTGTCGTGGATTAACGTATTGGTGTGATGAAAAACGACAAACTGCATTTTGCTTAATAGAAGCTCCTAATGAAGAGGCTATCAAAGAACTTCATGAAAAATCTCATGGAGCTGTTCCACAACGCATCATTGAAGTTAATGACACACTTGTTGAATCTTTTTTAGGTCGTATAGAAGACCCTAAAAAATCACAGAATGTAAAACTCAATATTATAAACGATTCCGCATTCAGAACATTAATGGTTATTAATATCAATAAACGTATTTTAAGAACTGAAAATATTGAAACCTTAAGTGCTGCAATTCGTGGTTATAATAAATCAATCATAAACATTGTTACTAATAAGGACGGACGTGTTGTCAAGCAAGAAGCAAATTCATTTTTAATGTCATTTACCTGTGTTACAAATGCCGTAGAAAGTGCCATTAAAATTCAAGAATTGTATAATTGTGTGATTACTCCGGATTTAGAATTTAAAATAGGTATAAGCGCAGGTGTTCCAGTAACCGAAAATGAAAATATTTTTGAGGACACTATAAAAGAAGCTAATTATTTGTGCTATACAATGAACGGCAAAATAATACTATCACCAGAAGTAAAAGATTTATATGAAAGTGAGAATCAAAACAATCCGATTAATATAAAAGGTGTTAAATCATTAACTGTTGTTGAAAAGGAATTTGTAACTAATTTACTCGATTACACTAATACTGTGTGGAAAGACACAAAGACTAGTGCTTTAGATTTTTGTAAATATTTAGGCTTTAGTAAATCAAAACTATACCGGACAATGATGTCTATAATCGGCAAATCACCAAATGGTTTTTTAAAAGAATATAGATTAAACAAAGCACTTTCTATATTAGAAAAACAAACTACCAATATCTCCGAAATAGCATATGAAACTGGTTTTAGTAGCCCAACTTATTTTTCAAAGTGTTTTCAAGAAACCTATGGGATGTTACCTTCTAAATACGGTAAAATCATATCTAAATAGAATTTAAAAGCGTTGTGTCAATTTGTTTTCTAAATAATTTGACCTCTATTTCATCAGTTCCTTTAATATAACAGTTTGCCAATCGGTGTTCAATGTAACTTAGTTTTCTAGACTACTACTATGACTTGAGGCTAAGAACGCTCATTTTATTGGAACTTAGTTTTGATTAAAATGACACAAATGATAATTAATTCAGGCTAAAATCATTATATTTAAGTAGGCTATTATTATGAATGAATGGGACATTAATATCATATCCTATGAAGCAGTTACGTTTACCCATTTTTAATTCCAAAATAAAGATGTACAATCTTAGAATTGTACCTCCAGATTCTATTTCAAGTGAAGTGACGGAGTTTAAAAAACAATTTGAACTCCTATATGGAAAACAACCCCTTTCTAGGTCCAAACCCCATATTACCATTGCCTCTTTTAAAATGAATTCAAAGCATGAAAGCTTTCTTTTAGAGGTTTTAAACCAGTTGTCACAAAATAAATCCTTCAAATTAGAGATAGATAGATTTGCTGTTTTGGAAGGGTCCAAAACATTATACTTAAGCATAGGTAATAGTAAAGCCCTCAAGACAATTCATAAAGAGGTTAAATCCCTATATGATAAACACCTCAAAAGAAGGCTGAAATCATTTTCTATTTCAGATAATCCTTATATGACTATATCCAAAGCTACTGAAAAAAAAATGCTTTATGAAAGCCTACAACATTTTCAAAAAAATGATTATTCCAAAGAAATGAATGTCGGCGATTTGACCCTTGTTTCAAGGTTAAAGTATAAAACTTGGGATTGGGAGCATCAATTTAAGCTTTCTGAAGAAGAAGAGTATTTATTATTCGATTCCAGTATGGGTTGACTCCACATATTATTGCTATAGTTATATTTACGCTAAATTTCAGCTGCTAATCTACTTGCTTGGTTTATGGCACGTTTCGCATCCAATTCCGCTGCAACATCCGCTCCTCCAATTACATGTACTTTTATTCCTTTAGCCTTTAATGGTTCAAGTAATTCTTTAAAAGGTAATTGCCCGGCACAGATAATGACATTATCCACGGCCAATACTTTTTGTGTTTCATTTTGAAGATAATGCAAACCCTCATTATCAATTTTTGAGTACTGCACTTGGTTGATAAATTGAACTTTTTTCTTTTTTAATGTAGAACGATGGATCCACCCAGTCGTTTTGCCCAATTTCCCTCCAAATTTACCTTTACTTCGCTTGAACATAAATATTTCTCTAGGAGAAGGATGAACTTCAGCTACTACACCTTCAGTTCCACTGCGAGCCTCCATAGTTTTATCAATTCCCCATTCTTTTAACCAAGCATCTATATTCAATGAGGTACTTTCACCTTCGTGTGCCAAATATTCTGAGACATCAAAACCAATTCCTCCTGCACCAATGACAGCAACACGTTTTCCGACTGACTTTTTCAATTTTAAAACATCAATATAGTTTAATACTTTGGGGTGATCAATTCCCTCAAATTTAGGTGTTCTTGGTTTAATACCAGTGGCCAATATCACTTCATCAAAATCACCTGCTTTTAAATCTTCTGCATTTACACGGGTGCTCAATTTTACCGTTACTTTGTGTAGTTCCAATTGCTTTTTATAATAGCGGATGGTCTCATAAAACTCTTCTTTTCCAGGAATTTGCTTTGCCATGTTGAATTGCCCTCCGATTTCGCTATCAGCATCATATAGTGTTACATCATGCCCACGTTGTGCAGCAACGGTTGAGGCGGCCAGACCAGCAGGACCTGCACCTACTACAGCAATTTTCTTCTTTTTTTCAGTTTGAAGATAATTTAGTTCAGTTTCGTGGCATGCTCTAGGGTTAACCAAACAACTTGCTACTTTTTGTGCAAAAACGTGGTCTAAACAGGCTTGATTACAACCAATGCATGTGTTTATTTCGTCCGATTTATTTTCTTTCGCTTTATTTACCCATTCTGCATCCGCTAAAAATGGTCGAGCCATTGATATCATATCTGCATGGCCTTCTGCCAAAACCTTTTCAGCAGTTACGGGCATGTTTATTCTGTTCGAGGTAACTAGTGGAATCGAAAGCTCCTCTTTCATTTTCTTGGTCACCCAAGTAAATGCCGCTCTTGGGACCGATGTTGCAATTGTTGGAATTCGTGCTTCATGCCAACCAATACCAGTATTGATGATAGTTGCCCCTGCTTTTTCAATTTCTCTACCTAAGGCCACTATTTCTTGCCAGGAACTTCCTTTTTCTACCAAATCAAGCATTGATAATCGATAGATGATGATAAAATCCTTTCCAACGGCTTCACGGGTTTGCTTAACCAATTCTATAGGTAAACGCATTCTGTTTTCATAACTGCCACCATAATTGTCAGTCCGTTTATTAGTTCTTTCCGCTATAAACTGATTGATCAGATAACCTTCTGAACCCATGATTTCCACACCATCGTAACCGGCTAATTTTGATAGTTTGGCGGAATTCACAAAATCCCTTAGCGTACGTTTAATACCCGACTTCTTTAGTTTAAATGGCTTAAAAGGGGAAATAGGCGATTTAATTGCCGAAGGTCCTACCGCGAACGGATGATAACCGTAACGGCCTGAATGTAGAATTTGCATACATATTTTCCCGCCTTCTTTATGTACTGCATCAGTAATTACTTTATGATGTTTAGCATGTTTTTTTGTACTCATGCGCGCAGAAAACGGAGCAGTCCATCCCTGAACATTCGGTGCTATACCGCCAGAAACAATCAAACCAACTCCACCTTTCGCACGTTCAGCATAATACGTCGCTATTTTCTCGATACCATTTTTTTCCTCTTCTAAACCGGTATGCATTGAACCCATTAGAATTCGGTTTTTAAGTGTTGTAAAACCTAAGTCCAATGGTTCAAAAATATGTTTGTACTTGTTCATGTATATGATTTTTGTTATGCACGCATAATAATTGGTAAGATACGTTTTTTTTGAAGTCAATTACCAATACAAGGTGCTCATCAATATTTCAGGTCTAATAACTCGTTTAATTAATGACATTGAATTGCTTATAAGTCACATTGGAAAAAAATAGTAATCCAATACTAGAAAAAGATGTGAGGAAAGGTATAAGACATGAGTATATTATAACTCATATTTCTTAAGACATTTATGCAAGTGACTGGCATCGGTGAAGCCCCAATGCAGGGCAACAGCCTCCTGGGTTTCATTTGAGTTTTTTAATTGCGAAAGGGCACCATGCACACGGTATTTAAGGGCAAAATCGGAAAAAGAACATCGCATTAACTTTTTAAAGGCAACTCTGAATTTAGTTGTGGACATATTACAAACCATAGCAGCTTCGGATGTAGAGATTAGCTTCTTTTTATTGAACATTAATTTCAACGCATTATGGATACTCTCATCCAATTGAAAACCAGTTGGTGTCTTTGGCTTTTTCCATGTTTCCAGCAGTATTAATAGTAACTCAAAAAAGTGTATTTTCATCCAATCTGATTGCTTCTTTGCAGTAATCCCTTTTTTAACTTTTTCAGCTAGTTCTATAAGCTGCAGCTTATTTTGTTCGTTTCCTTTTGGTCTTAGGCTTGGAATGACCTGAAATGGTAAAATTGCATTGTAGTTCAAAAATTGACTATGGGCCAGGTACTTTGGGTTTATTACAAAAACAACAGCTTCACAGGGCCTTTCAAGTAATTCAAATCCGTGGGGTTCCCACATCCCACAAAACCATACATCACCCGGTCCAATTTCGATTTGGTGATCAAAATATTCTCGCTTCATGCGACCTTTAATAAGCACTCCAACCTCAAGTGCATAGTGCATATCAAAATAATTGTCCTTAATGGCCTCATTGGTTCTAATAATTACTTCTATGGGTTGGGTGTCATTTAAGTCAAATGATACACGCTGAATTTCATTCTCATCAATCATTAGGGCCATATCAAATTTTACAATTCATTAGTTGAAATTTACAAAATAGGGATGTCAATTCGAGCTAATTTTGAAAAGAATCAAATTTATAAGCATTTGCTCTTGTTTCTAAAATAACATACTATGATTAAAATTGCATATATAGGTGCTGGCAGCCTACAATTTGGCCCTTTGATAGTACAAGATATACTAATGAGCAATTCGCTATCGCAAAATGGATTGGAAATCCATTTAATGGATATTGAAAAATCACATCTGGAACATGTAATAAAACATGGTGAATATGTAAATAAAAAGCTGGGGCGTAGTGCCAAAATAATTGCTACTACAAATAGAGATGAAGCTATCAAGGATGCCGATTTTGTGATTTGTGCCCTTGAAAAGGACCGTAATATTTATTGGTCGCAAGATTTTCATATTCCAAGAAAGTATGGCTTTGAGCAAGTGTACGGTGAAAATGGGGGAGTGGGGTCCCTCTTTCATGCACTGCGAAACATCAAGGTTATAATGGATTTGGCCAGGAAAATGGAAGAACTATGCCCCCATGCCATGTTACTCAACTTTTCTAACCCCGAACATAAAATTTGTGAAGCAGTAACACGCTTGACTTCCATTAAAACAGTTGGGTTGTGCCATGGTGTTTTTATGGGGAGGGAGCAATTATCCAAACTACTTGGGGTGCCTTTAACCGATTTGCAGACCAAAGCCTGCGGTATTAATCATTTTACTTGGTTTCAAGAAATAATACAGAAATCAACAGGCGAGGATTTATACCCCAAATTAAAGGAAATTGAACAAAAAGGAGATTGGCTTGCCAATTGGCATGAACTTGCCCTAGGGAGGATTTTGTTTAGAAGATTTGGGCAATGGCCTTCACCTGCCTCCAACCATTATGGCGAATACCTAAGATGGGCGGGAGAATTTGTGATACCGCAATTACAGTTCTTTTATGACCCTTATGATGGTCACCCGTGGGAGAACAACCAAATTCCAGAAGGAGTGTACACCGTTGACCGTGTTGATTATGAAAGGGAATGGTCCAAAGACTGGAGCAAAAAACTATTACCTGTAGGATCAACTGAAGAGATACAATTGGAAAATGAGGATGGAAGTTTTAAAAGCTCTGGTGAAATTGCTACGTTGATTATGGAATCTGTAGTAACCGATAAAAAAGAGTGGTTAGAAGCGGTTAACGTACCCAACAAGGGTGCAATTCCCAATTTACCGGATGATTTGGTGGTTGAAGTACCCGCTTATGGCGATACTTCCGGTATCCACCCAGTGCAAATGAAACCTATTCCAGAGGGTATTGCTGCGACCATTCGTTTGCACGCAAGCATTCATCAACTTTTGGTTGAAGCGTACAATGAACAGTCCAAAGATAAACTCCTACAGGCCATTTTAATTGAGCCAACGGTAAATTCTTATCGCAATGCTGTGGATATGTGTAACGAAATGCTGACCTTACAAGAAGATGTCTTGCCCCAACTTAAATAAGATCAATGAACAATTATTATAAACAAAGGTAGATGGGATTAGAATTACTGGACTGGGTGGTAATTGTTGGCTATTTGCTTTTAAGCATTGGTATTGGCGTTTTTGTGGTCAAACACGATTCCAAGAACATCACAGATTTTTTTGTGGCCGGGCGTAATTTACCCTGGTGGCTTTTAGGCACTTCCATTGCTGCCACTTGGTTTGCCACTGATGCCCCTCTTGCCGTAACGGCCCTGGTTCGTACCAAAGGTATTTATGGCAATTGGTTGTGGTGGTATTTGGGAACTGGGATCATGATGATGGTCTTTTTCTATGCGAAATACTGGCGTAGGGCCGAGATACTGACTGATGCCGAAAT contains:
- a CDS encoding phosphatidylinositol-specific phospholipase C/glycerophosphodiester phosphodiesterase family protein; the protein is MWNLKKIFVFLLLVFVQYLASQEISEVKIHSHNDYLQSLPFWTAYDNGLSSIEVDVFLKEGILYATHSKREIKEKHTLEDLYLLPLQRVYDLQIGNQQNIQLLIDIKSKAIPTLNEIINVLNNYPELLNNDKLSFVISGNRPSPEDYSSYPDFVQFDYQSLDYISDEVVNKVALVSMNFNSISNWNGVEVLSKKEVEKISFVIAEAHKLGRPFRFWGCPDTPLAWKTFMALGMDYLHTDDPYECTKFVESLERPKK
- a CDS encoding heavy metal-binding domain-containing protein; the protein is MKTKTILFSTLALAFSFVLFISCKDQKANKEQESYTEMHASAEFQCPMDCEDGKTYKEAGSCPVCKMDLKAKGDSKAKKCAMHEGGDCSCEGDKCKCANCKEHAKKECKMHEGGDCSCEGDKCKCSNCKEHAKKECKMHEGGECSCEGDDCKCENCTKHS
- a CDS encoding c-type cytochrome — translated: MRLISFFIMLLMICSCNRAKKPEEVKDNSVPARAELSKDSKIFLGNRLFSEKTCITCHAVDQKKIGPSVVEIMTVYKGKSGDIVSFLKGKSEPIVDTTASQVAIMQANIEGFLRDISDVELDAIETYMLHVDKLNAN
- a CDS encoding DEAD/DEAH box helicase gives rise to the protein MAYYSIKDIFVVTTRKNMSFKKLHPYLQEVLEQLSIDQTTSFQKKSIPIIKSGANVFCVASKDSGKTTTLILTTLQKLKCEAEGDAPRAVIIVENKSKALELYDAFLTYTKYSSIRVYASYEALHIDVQKSEIYMGIDILITTPKTIRKLFLNNGVSISQLKILSIEDADFLIQKSEYTDLLTATEGIKKCQYVIYSEKLNPKLKRLEDYFMEHARIVRA
- a CDS encoding transglutaminase-like domain-containing protein, coding for MKRSRIFYLFALVMAMACNTRPEKKKEEKTLASKNIPKVVTADIEAGIKANIDKRVKEGGGYFHMNSDGKELRLQLVRVHTEYLSNLGPQRHFACVDLADVSGDVYDVDFFLEGDPGNMSVTETTLHKLNGKPFYTWKQRKDKTWYRRPIKNASSDLLGVIEGEDNFEFNYEITLPEIKESAKIWIPIPQSDRFQTVELASIDAPMEHRMLKEKNYGNTIMYMDLSPEHSGKKLELVYDVKRQEKNPYEEDSSPTRYLDASSLMPVGDRFQVLADSIIGIKRNEGVIMQARALYDYIIDNMKYIKAGKYGTGDAVYACDALTGNCTEFHSLFISLARSAGIPSRFAVGASIPSDRAEGGIDGYHCWAEFFAEGKWWPVDISEANKYTALATYYFGRHPANRIEFTKGRDLIIEPGPSSGPINFLAYPVMEIGKTPAFPKTFFSFKRKADKESSENIVSLP
- a CDS encoding DUF4242 domain-containing protein — protein: MKTIKLILILSLLTTTYAIGQEKELTNKNKETMKTYVIERSIPGAGDLTPEQLKGISQTSCSVLKEMGPKIEWQHSYVTGDKVYCVYKAENKDLVKEHAKKGGFPANSINEVATVISPATAEQ
- a CDS encoding nickel-binding protein; the protein is MPIYMDFHDLPDGVTAAHVAEMHQADLKIEHKYNCRGLTYWCDEKRQTAFCLIEAPNEEAIKELHEKSHGAVPQRIIEVNDTLVESFLGRIEDPKKSQNVKLNIINDSAFRTLMVININKRILRTENIETLSAAIRGYNKSIINIVTNKDGRVVKQEANSFLMSFTCVTNAVESAIKIQELYNCVITPDLEFKIGISAGVPVTENENIFEDTIKEANYLCYTMNGKIILSPEVKDLYESENQNNPINIKGVKSLTVVEKEFVTNLLDYTNTVWKDTKTSALDFCKYLGFSKSKLYRTMMSIIGKSPNGFLKEYRLNKALSILEKQTTNISEIAYETGFSSPTYFSKCFQETYGMLPSKYGKIISK
- a CDS encoding 2'-5' RNA ligase family protein, whose product is MKQLRLPIFNSKIKMYNLRIVPPDSISSEVTEFKKQFELLYGKQPLSRSKPHITIASFKMNSKHESFLLEVLNQLSQNKSFKLEIDRFAVLEGSKTLYLSIGNSKALKTIHKEVKSLYDKHLKRRLKSFSISDNPYMTISKATEKKMLYESLQHFQKNDYSKEMNVGDLTLVSRLKYKTWDWEHQFKLSEEEEYLLFDSSMG